A stretch of the Bradyrhizobium arachidis genome encodes the following:
- a CDS encoding cupin domain-containing protein, which translates to MSLIETGHCNVELKPAPIEPSWIIEGNPQASSHALSTSADGTATSLIWHCTEGKFNWYYDFDETIMILEGSIVLESDGLPPKRYGVGDVIFFRDGAHAKWHVEGHVKKIAFCRKTSPIWLGFVIRAVNKLKKMFFAPGERGSTSLVGAS; encoded by the coding sequence ATGTCGCTTATTGAAACCGGCCATTGCAACGTCGAGCTCAAGCCGGCGCCGATCGAGCCAAGCTGGATCATCGAAGGCAACCCGCAAGCCAGCTCGCATGCGCTCTCGACCAGCGCGGATGGCACCGCCACCTCGCTGATCTGGCACTGCACCGAGGGCAAGTTCAACTGGTACTATGATTTCGACGAGACGATCATGATCCTGGAAGGATCGATCGTGCTCGAAAGCGATGGGCTTCCGCCGAAGCGCTACGGCGTCGGCGATGTCATCTTCTTCCGCGACGGCGCGCATGCCAAATGGCATGTCGAGGGCCATGTCAAGAAGATCGCCTTCTGCCGCAAGACCAGCCCGATCTGGCTCGGCTTCGTGATCCGCGCCGTCAACAAGCTGAAGAAGATGTTCTTCGCCCCCGGCGAGCGTGGCTCCACGAGCCTCGTCGGCGCCAGCTAA
- a CDS encoding amidohydrolase, whose protein sequence is MAASSMPANKSGLFADPREDWLALHQEEVIDPARRIVDPHHHLWDRGGQRYLIEEMVSDINSGHNIIGTVYVDCRSMYRAHGPEAFRPVGEVEFANGVAAMSASGGYGKAAICAGIVSHANLLLGEQAKGVLEAEIPAGNGRFRGIRHSSAWDEDPTVAGMYANRPKGLLLDETFRKGFACLAPLNLSFDAWLFHPQIGELTDLARAFPDTNIVLDHCGGPAGVGRFAGRREEEFLVWRASIREIAKCENVVVKLGGLAMCLLGYDFHLRPKPPSSEEAAAAWRPYIETCIEAFGVKRAMFESNFPPDKGQCSYQVIFNAFKRIAAPMSEAEKTALFSQTATEFYRLELPQA, encoded by the coding sequence ATGGCTGCGAGCAGCATGCCCGCCAACAAAAGCGGACTTTTTGCCGATCCGCGCGAGGACTGGCTCGCGCTGCATCAGGAAGAGGTCATCGATCCCGCGCGCAGAATCGTCGACCCGCATCACCATCTCTGGGATCGTGGCGGCCAGCGCTATCTGATCGAGGAGATGGTGTCCGACATCAACTCCGGCCACAACATCATCGGCACGGTCTATGTCGACTGCCGCTCGATGTATCGCGCGCACGGGCCGGAGGCATTCCGCCCCGTCGGCGAGGTCGAGTTCGCCAATGGCGTCGCCGCGATGAGCGCGAGCGGTGGCTACGGCAAGGCCGCGATCTGCGCCGGCATCGTCAGCCACGCCAACCTGTTGCTCGGCGAGCAGGCCAAGGGGGTGCTGGAAGCCGAGATTCCCGCCGGCAACGGCCGCTTCCGCGGCATCCGCCATTCCTCCGCCTGGGACGAGGATCCGACTGTTGCCGGCATGTATGCCAACCGGCCGAAGGGACTGCTGCTCGACGAGACTTTCCGCAAAGGCTTTGCCTGCCTGGCGCCGCTGAACCTGAGTTTTGACGCCTGGCTGTTTCATCCGCAGATCGGCGAGCTCACCGATCTCGCGCGTGCCTTTCCCGACACGAACATCGTGCTCGACCATTGCGGCGGGCCGGCCGGCGTCGGCCGCTTCGCAGGTAGGCGCGAGGAGGAATTCTTGGTCTGGCGCGCGTCGATCCGCGAGATCGCCAAATGCGAGAACGTCGTGGTCAAGCTCGGCGGTCTCGCGATGTGCCTGCTCGGCTACGACTTCCATCTGCGCCCGAAGCCGCCATCGTCAGAGGAAGCGGCTGCGGCTTGGCGGCCCTATATCGAGACCTGCATCGAGGCCTTTGGCGTGAAGCGCGCGATGTTCGAAAGCAATTTCCCGCCGGACAAGGGCCAGTGCAGCTATCAGGTGATCTTCAACGCCTTCAAGCGCATCGCTGCGCCCATGAGCGAAGCCGAGAAGACGGCACTGTTCTCGCAGACCGCGACCGAGTTTTATCGGCTCGAGCTGCCACAGGCCTGA
- a CDS encoding MBL fold metallo-hydrolase yields MWRLLSAALALLGATLTSALAQPVQRSECLAMANAPPRVTPVAFRQAAAAAEVEITYAGHSTYFIDTPGGLRIATDYSGAYQVGRLPDVATMNKAHSTHYTLYPDKRIPNVLHGWGEDGKPAIVSTRIGDAFIRNVTTDIRRYFGDDFGVDMIRDGNSIFIFEVAGLCIGHLGHLHHKLDDSHFAQIGRLDIVMVPIDGTYTMSLGGMSDITKRLRSSVVLPMHRFATPLDEFMRRIGQEFEIDRRYERSFRISRDSLPSTPTVIILDGV; encoded by the coding sequence ATGTGGCGACTGCTATCTGCGGCCCTGGCGCTGCTTGGCGCGACCCTGACATCTGCCCTCGCGCAGCCAGTCCAGCGCAGCGAATGCCTGGCGATGGCGAATGCGCCGCCGCGCGTCACGCCGGTCGCGTTCCGGCAGGCCGCGGCTGCCGCCGAGGTCGAGATCACCTATGCCGGGCATTCCACCTATTTCATCGACACGCCGGGTGGCCTGCGGATCGCGACCGATTATAGCGGGGCCTATCAGGTCGGCCGGCTTCCCGACGTCGCGACCATGAACAAAGCCCACAGCACGCATTACACTCTATATCCCGACAAGCGCATCCCGAACGTGCTGCATGGCTGGGGCGAGGACGGCAAGCCGGCGATCGTTTCGACCCGGATCGGAGATGCCTTCATCCGCAACGTCACGACCGACATCCGCCGCTATTTTGGCGACGATTTCGGCGTCGACATGATCCGCGACGGCAATTCCATCTTCATCTTCGAAGTCGCAGGGCTCTGCATCGGCCATCTCGGCCACCTCCACCACAAGCTCGACGATTCCCATTTCGCCCAGATCGGGCGGCTCGACATCGTGATGGTGCCGATCGACGGCACCTACACCATGTCGCTCGGCGGCATGTCTGACATCACAAAACGGCTGCGCTCCTCCGTGGTGCTGCCGATGCACCGCTTCGCCACGCCGCTCGACGAGTTCATGCGCAGGATCGGCCAGGAGTTCGAGATCGACCGGCGGTACGAGCGCAGTTTCCGGATTTCACGGGATTCTTTACCGAGCACGCCGACGGTGATCATCCTCGACGGCGTCTGA
- a CDS encoding permease encodes MSTATALSWFARHELRLAWREWLAMMTGGRRKRKHAAVIGLIIFAAILHLPAWAVIGRFADLQMPIDKPSLIVISTTILLAWALMLSQAIESVTRVFYARADLDLIMSSPAKLTNLFSVRIAAIALAITTMALLLSTPFIDVLVIGGGPRWLAAFGVVVAMGLSAAAIAIAITILLFRLIGPARTRFIAQIVAAIIGAGFVIALQIAAIMSYGTLSRFAVLTSEAAAAHAPDTGSIVWWPARATMGESEPLLLLLALGLVLLGSVMAVFSGRFADTAIDAAAYGTSGRKSVRERRFRTGSRQQALRRKEFMLLWRDPWLISQTLMQLLYLVPPALLLWRSFAESSAALVLITPVIVMAAGQLAGGLAWLTISGEDAADLVATAPLAPSRMIRAKIEVVLIAITVIFAPLIAALAFASVSQAAITAGAIIVSAACATAIQLWFRVQAKRSQFRRRQTSSRLATFAEAFSSIGWAASAALLLAIPIAGLISGLITASLVAATWKFSPKRD; translated from the coding sequence ATGAGCACGGCCACGGCCCTCTCCTGGTTCGCGCGCCACGAGCTCCGGCTCGCCTGGCGCGAATGGCTCGCGATGATGACGGGCGGGCGGCGCAAGCGGAAGCACGCCGCGGTGATCGGCCTCATCATCTTCGCCGCGATCCTGCATCTGCCGGCCTGGGCCGTGATCGGTCGCTTCGCCGACCTGCAGATGCCGATCGACAAGCCCTCGCTGATCGTGATCTCGACCACAATCCTGCTCGCCTGGGCCCTGATGCTGTCGCAGGCGATCGAATCGGTGACGCGCGTGTTCTACGCCCGCGCCGACCTCGATCTCATCATGTCCTCGCCGGCAAAGCTCACCAACCTGTTCTCGGTGCGGATCGCCGCGATCGCACTTGCGATCACGACGATGGCGCTCTTGCTGTCGACGCCGTTCATCGACGTGCTCGTGATCGGCGGCGGGCCGCGATGGCTCGCGGCGTTCGGCGTGGTCGTCGCCATGGGCCTCTCGGCCGCGGCGATCGCGATCGCCATCACCATCCTCCTGTTCCGGCTGATCGGGCCGGCGCGGACGCGCTTCATTGCACAGATCGTCGCCGCGATCATCGGCGCCGGCTTCGTCATCGCGCTGCAGATCGCGGCGATCATGTCCTACGGCACGCTGTCGCGCTTCGCGGTGCTGACCTCGGAAGCGGCGGCCGCCCACGCACCCGACACTGGCAGCATTGTCTGGTGGCCGGCGCGGGCCACGATGGGCGAGAGCGAGCCGCTCCTGCTTCTGCTTGCGCTCGGCCTCGTGCTGCTCGGCAGCGTGATGGCGGTCTTCTCGGGCCGCTTTGCCGACACCGCGATCGACGCAGCCGCCTATGGCACGTCCGGCCGCAAGTCCGTGCGCGAGCGGCGGTTCCGCACCGGCTCGCGGCAGCAGGCGCTGCGCCGCAAGGAGTTCATGTTGCTGTGGCGCGATCCCTGGCTGATCTCGCAGACGCTGATGCAGCTCCTCTATCTGGTGCCGCCGGCGCTGCTGTTGTGGCGCAGCTTTGCCGAGAGTTCTGCCGCGCTGGTGCTGATCACACCCGTGATCGTCATGGCGGCGGGACAGCTCGCGGGCGGCCTGGCCTGGCTGACCATATCAGGCGAGGATGCCGCCGATCTGGTGGCGACCGCACCGCTCGCGCCGTCGCGCATGATCCGCGCCAAGATCGAGGTGGTGCTGATCGCCATAACAGTCATCTTCGCGCCCCTGATCGCCGCCCTCGCCTTTGCCTCGGTCAGCCAAGCCGCGATCACGGCAGGCGCGATCATCGTCAGTGCGGCCTGCGCCACCGCGATCCAGCTCTGGTTCAGGGTGCAGGCCAAGCGCAGCCAGTTTCGCCGCCGCCAGACCTCCTCGCGGCTCGCAACCTTTGCGGAAGCCTTCTCCTCCATCGGCTGGGCGGCGAGCGCCGCGCTGCTGCTGGCGATCCCCATCGCCGGCCTCATCAGCGGCCTGATCACCGCGAGCCTCGTCGCCGCCACCTGGAAGTTCAGCCCCAAGCGGGACTAA
- a CDS encoding ABC transporter ATP-binding protein, with protein sequence MKPEKSALDVRGLTKRFDRLAVDSLDLTIHAGEFYALVGPNGAGKTTTLRMVAGLLRPDAGAVSIFGVDALADPVAAKQVMAWVSDEPMIYDKLTPLEYLEFVAGLWGIDPATSEPAAQELLTSLGLEPHKHERCEGFSKGMRQKVALAGALVHDPRLIILDEPLTGLDAVSARHLKGLLAERVRAGCTVIMTTHILEVAERMADRIGVIASGRLVAEGTLAELRQQNGHTDTSLEDLFIALVTLEAA encoded by the coding sequence ATGAAGCCGGAAAAATCGGCACTCGACGTGCGAGGGTTAACGAAGCGTTTTGACCGTTTGGCGGTCGATTCCCTCGATCTCACCATTCATGCCGGTGAATTCTATGCCCTGGTCGGCCCGAACGGCGCGGGCAAGACCACGACTCTGCGCATGGTCGCGGGGCTGTTGCGGCCGGATGCCGGGGCAGTTTCGATCTTCGGCGTCGATGCCCTCGCCGATCCCGTCGCTGCCAAACAGGTGATGGCGTGGGTGTCCGACGAGCCCATGATCTACGACAAGCTGACGCCGCTCGAATATCTCGAATTTGTCGCCGGCCTTTGGGGCATCGATCCCGCAACCTCCGAACCTGCCGCGCAGGAACTCCTGACGTCGCTCGGGCTCGAACCGCACAAGCACGAGCGCTGCGAGGGATTTTCCAAGGGTATGCGCCAGAAAGTCGCGCTGGCCGGCGCGCTGGTCCACGATCCCCGTCTCATCATCCTCGACGAGCCGCTGACCGGCCTCGATGCCGTCTCGGCGCGTCATCTGAAAGGGCTGCTGGCCGAGCGCGTCCGTGCCGGATGCACGGTCATCATGACCACGCATATCCTGGAGGTCGCCGAGCGGATGGCCGACCGGATCGGCGTGATCGCATCGGGCCGCCTGGTTGCGGAAGGTACGCTCGCCGAGCTGCGCCAGCAGAACGGCCATACCGACACCAGCCTGGAAGATCTCTTCATCGCGCTGGTCACGCTCGAGGCCGCATGA
- a CDS encoding branched-chain amino acid ABC transporter permease: protein MLDFVQQLVSGIALGCVYGLIALGFVLVYKATEVVNFAQGDLMMLGGFFAFTFIGMMGLNYWLGFAGAVAAMALFGMLAERVVVRPILGYPQFSIIMATIGLGYFLRSIAGMIWGTDDLKIETPFSQGVLRIGALVLAYDKLSVIAATIILCALLYLFFNKTTLGTAMRASSENMLAAYYMGIPVKRVVSIVWAISAAVATCAGVLLAPITFIHSNVGLVLGLKAFPAAVLGGFGSIPGAVVGGVLIGVIESMAGFYLPEGWKDAAPYIVLLAVLLLKPEGLFGLHVRKKV from the coding sequence ATGCTGGACTTCGTTCAGCAGCTCGTTAGCGGAATCGCGCTCGGCTGCGTGTACGGCCTGATCGCGCTCGGTTTCGTGCTCGTCTACAAGGCAACCGAAGTCGTCAACTTCGCCCAAGGCGATCTGATGATGCTGGGCGGCTTCTTCGCCTTCACCTTCATTGGCATGATGGGCCTCAACTACTGGCTCGGTTTTGCCGGTGCCGTCGCCGCCATGGCGCTGTTCGGCATGCTGGCCGAGCGGGTCGTGGTGCGGCCGATCCTCGGCTATCCGCAATTCTCCATCATCATGGCGACCATCGGGCTCGGCTACTTCCTGCGCTCGATCGCCGGCATGATCTGGGGCACCGACGACTTGAAGATCGAGACGCCGTTCAGCCAGGGCGTGCTGCGTATCGGCGCGCTGGTGCTCGCCTACGACAAGCTTTCGGTGATCGCGGCCACAATCATCCTGTGCGCGCTACTCTATCTCTTCTTCAACAAGACGACGCTCGGCACCGCGATGCGGGCGAGTTCCGAGAACATGCTGGCGGCCTACTACATGGGCATTCCGGTCAAGCGCGTGGTGTCGATCGTCTGGGCGATCAGCGCAGCGGTCGCGACCTGCGCCGGCGTGCTGCTCGCGCCGATCACCTTCATCCATTCCAATGTCGGCCTCGTGCTCGGCCTGAAGGCTTTTCCGGCCGCGGTGCTCGGCGGCTTCGGCTCGATTCCCGGCGCTGTCGTCGGCGGCGTGCTGATCGGCGTGATCGAGAGCATGGCCGGCTTCTATCTGCCCGAAGGCTGGAAGGACGCCGCACCCTATATCGTGCTCCTCGCCGTGCTGCTGTTGAAGCCCGAAGGTCTGTTCGGCCTTCACGTCCGCAAGAAGGTCTGA
- a CDS encoding branched-chain amino acid ABC transporter permease, with translation MRFLFKTDYEDDIKLFPHSGYYVSYGILIALLLAAPYVLSSYLMSQLVFVCIYATVGVALLILTGFTGQASLGHAAFLAIGAYTAAYLQKYNVPFPVYFLAAGALTGLIGAMVGFPALRLTGIYLVIATISFALIVEEILARWESVTNGNEGMRVKTLSLLGVAVPRDSPAFYFLCLAVLVLTIVGTLNLLRSPTGRAFVAIRDSETAARSMGVNVALYKVKSFAISAAITGFAGVLFAHKLSFISPEMFTLQLSIEFIIVILIGGTFSLHGAVLGAIFIVMIDPFLTYLKDDMPGIIAGVAATFGAGNERAASIQSSVAAFASLNGLKGAIYGIIIMLFVLFEPLGIYGRWLKIKLFFQLFPLYKRATFKRQKIYVKSERNR, from the coding sequence ATGCGCTTTTTGTTCAAGACCGACTACGAAGACGACATCAAGCTGTTCCCGCATTCCGGTTACTACGTCTCCTACGGCATCCTGATCGCGCTGCTGCTGGCTGCACCCTACGTGCTCTCCAGCTATCTGATGAGCCAGCTCGTCTTCGTCTGCATCTATGCGACAGTCGGCGTGGCGCTCTTGATCCTGACCGGCTTCACCGGGCAGGCCTCGCTCGGCCACGCCGCCTTCCTCGCGATCGGCGCCTACACCGCGGCTTATTTGCAGAAATACAACGTGCCGTTCCCCGTCTACTTCCTCGCCGCCGGAGCTTTGACCGGTCTCATCGGTGCGATGGTCGGCTTTCCCGCCCTGCGCCTGACCGGCATCTACCTCGTCATCGCCACCATCTCTTTTGCCTTGATCGTCGAGGAGATTTTGGCGCGCTGGGAGAGCGTCACCAACGGCAATGAGGGCATGCGGGTCAAGACGCTGTCGCTGCTCGGCGTCGCGGTGCCGCGCGACAGTCCCGCCTTCTATTTCCTGTGCCTGGCCGTGCTGGTGTTGACCATCGTCGGCACGCTCAATTTGCTGCGCTCGCCCACGGGGCGCGCCTTCGTCGCGATCCGCGATTCCGAGACCGCGGCGCGCAGCATGGGCGTCAACGTCGCGCTCTACAAGGTGAAGTCGTTCGCGATCTCTGCGGCGATCACCGGCTTTGCCGGCGTGCTGTTCGCGCACAAGCTCTCATTCATCTCGCCGGAGATGTTCACGCTGCAGCTCTCGATCGAGTTCATCATCGTGATCCTGATCGGCGGCACCTTCAGCCTGCACGGCGCGGTGCTGGGCGCGATCTTCATCGTGATGATCGATCCGTTCCTGACCTATTTGAAGGACGACATGCCCGGCATCATCGCCGGCGTCGCCGCAACCTTCGGGGCGGGCAACGAGCGGGCCGCGAGCATTCAGTCGAGCGTTGCCGCCTTCGCGTCGCTCAACGGGCTGAAAGGCGCGATCTATGGAATCATCATCATGCTGTTCGTGCTGTTCGAGCCGCTCGGCATCTACGGCCGCTGGCTGAAGATCAAGCTCTTCTTCCAGCTCTTCCCGCTCTACAAGCGTGCCACCTTCAAGCGGCAGAAGATCTACGTGAAATCGGAGCGGAACCGATGA
- a CDS encoding ABC transporter ATP-binding protein: MSYFRAENLSLHFGGLKAVDAVSFAVEKGEILSIIGPNGAGKSSIFNLISRIYRPTSGRIYFEDQDITEQPPYDIAKLGIARTFQNIELFENASVLANLLVGRHRHSTTQLWQELLFLPSVRANEKVHRRRVEQVIEFLDLEPYRDKLISGLPYGVRKVIELARALCSEPKLILLDEPSSGLNVEETDDMSFWIRDLKNELGITVLMVEHDMSLVTRVSDRVIALNYGRVLAMGSPSEVQQHPDVVAAYLGA, encoded by the coding sequence ATGAGCTATTTTCGCGCCGAGAACCTGTCGCTGCATTTCGGCGGCCTCAAAGCGGTGGATGCCGTCTCCTTCGCGGTCGAGAAGGGCGAGATCCTTTCGATCATCGGCCCGAACGGCGCCGGCAAGAGCTCGATCTTCAACCTGATCTCGCGGATCTACCGGCCGACTTCCGGCCGGATCTATTTCGAGGACCAGGACATCACGGAACAGCCGCCCTACGACATCGCAAAGCTCGGCATCGCCCGCACCTTCCAGAACATCGAGCTGTTCGAGAATGCGAGCGTGCTTGCCAACCTCCTGGTCGGCCGTCACCGGCATTCGACGACGCAGCTCTGGCAGGAGCTGCTATTCCTGCCGAGCGTGCGGGCGAACGAGAAGGTGCATCGGCGCCGGGTCGAGCAGGTCATCGAATTCCTCGACCTCGAGCCCTATCGCGACAAGCTGATCTCGGGCCTGCCTTACGGCGTGCGCAAGGTGATCGAACTCGCCCGGGCGCTCTGCTCCGAGCCAAAGCTGATCCTCCTGGACGAGCCGTCGTCGGGGCTGAACGTGGAGGAGACCGACGACATGTCGTTCTGGATCCGCGACCTGAAGAACGAACTCGGCATCACCGTCCTGATGGTCGAGCACGACATGTCGCTGGTCACCCGGGTCTCCGATCGCGTGATCGCGCTGAACTACGGCCGCGTCCTGGCAATGGGCTCTCCGTCCGAGGTGCAGCAGCATCCCGACGTCGTCGCCGCCTATCTCGGAGCCTGA